In Raphanus sativus cultivar WK10039 chromosome 5, ASM80110v3, whole genome shotgun sequence, the following proteins share a genomic window:
- the LOC108859048 gene encoding probable pectinesterase 67, whose translation MDCRTRMILVLTLILVSAWGSDASAMQKTKFDAPLLTEKIATNRSIIVDIDGKGDYTSVQKAIDAVPVGNSNWIIVHVRKGIYKERVHIPENKPFIFMRGNGRGKTVIESSQSSVDNVASATFKVEANHFVAFGITIRNDAPVGMAFTSDNQSVAAFVAADKVAFYHCAFFSLHNTLFDNKGRHYYHQCYIQGSIDFIFGRATSIFDNCEIFVISDKRVKPYGSITAHNREHADENTGYVFIRGKVYGIDEVYLGRAKGPYSRVIFAKTYFSKTVVPDGWTNWSYHGSTKDLFHAEYKCHGPGANRQRRSSWAKELTKQEVESFLSIDFIDGTSWLPVWLQQKS comes from the exons atgGATTGTAGAACAAGAATGATACTTGTCCTAACCCTGATTTTAGTGTCCGCATGGGGTTCGGACGCATCCGCAATGCAAAAGACAAAGTTCGACGCACCGCTTCTGACTGAAAAAATCGCAACAAACAGATCGATAATTGTCGATATCGACGGCAAAGGAGACTACACTTCGGTTCAAAAAGCCATTGATGCTGTCCCCGTTGGTAACTCTAATTGGATTATCGTCCATGTTCGTAAAGGAATCTACAA agagagagtgcACATTCCGGAGAACAAACCGTTCATATTTATGAGAGGTAACGGAAGAGGAAAAACGGTCATCGAATCATCGCAAAGTTCGGTCGATAATGTTGCTTCAGCCACTTTCAAAGTTGAAGCTAATCACTTCGTTGCTTTTGGTATCACCATCAGG AATGATGCACCTGTCGGAATGGCGTTCACGTCTGATAACCAATCCGTGGCAGCGTTTGTAGCTGCCGATAAAGTAGCGTTTTACCATTGTGCGTTCTTCAGCTTGCACAATACTTTGTTTGATAACAAAGGTAGACATTATTACCATCAGTGTTACATCCAAGGCTCTATTGACTTCATCTTCGGTCGTGCAACTTCCATTTTCGAC AACTGTGAGATATTTGTGATATCGGACAAGAGGGTGAAACCCTACGGGTCAATCACAGCACACAACAGGGAGCACGCAGACGAAAATACTGGTTATGTTTTCATAAGAGGCAAAGTGTACGGAATCGATGAGGTTTACTTGGGGAGAGCCAAAGGACCGTATTCTCGGGTCATCTTTGCCAAGACTTACTTTTCCAAGACCGTTGTCCCTGACGGTTGGACCAACTGGAGCTACCATGGCTCAACCAA GGACTTATTCCACGCAGAGTACAAGTGTCATGGACCAGGTGCTAATAGGCAACGTAGATCTAGTTGGGCCAAAGAACTTACCAAGCAAGAAGTTGAGTCTTTCCTGTCCATTGATTTTATTGATGGAACTTCATGGCTTCCTGTTTGGCTTCAGCAAAAGTCTTAG
- the LOC108859047 gene encoding glycine-rich cell wall structural protein, translating to MGKVSFVFLALMLIVVVIGVVECRRFEKETLGGGGGGLGGGFGGGKGFGGGGGAGAGGGFGGGVGGGHGGGLGGGIGGGHGGGIGGGAGGGGGAGGGLGGGHGGGAGGGVGGGLGGGHGGGIGGGAGGGAGGGLGGGAGGGLGGGHGGGIGGGVGGGHGGGIGGGAGGGAGGGFGGGAGGGAGGGFGGGAGGGHGGGAGGGFGGGAGGGAGGGFGGGAGGGHGGGAGGGFGGGAGGGAGGGFGGGAGGGHGGGAGGGFGGGSGGGFGGGAGGGAGGGFGGGGGAGGGFDGGF from the coding sequence ATGGGGAAAGTATCTTTTGTGTTTTTAGCTTTGATGCTTATAGTGGTGGTGATAGGGGTTGTGGAGTGCAGGAGATTTGAAAAGGAGACGTTAGGAGGCGGTGGCGGTGGACTTGGTGGTGGTTTTGGCGGCGGCAAAGGttttggtggtggtggaggtgcCGGTGCTGGTGGAGGTTTTGGAGGTGGTGTAGGAGGAGGACATGGTGGCGGTTTAGGAGGTGGCATTGGTGGAGGCCACGGTGGAGGTATTGGTGGTGGTGCTGGAGGTGGAGGTGGTGCCGGTGGAGGACTTGGAGGAGGCCATGGTGGTGGTGCCGGAGGAGGTGTTGGCGGAGGACTCGGAGGAGGCCACGGTGGTGGTATTGGTGGTGGTGCTGGAGGAGGTGCTGGTGGTGGTCTAGGAGGCGGTGCTGGTGGAGGACTAGGAGGAGGCCATGGTGGGGGTATTGGCGGTGGTGTTGGAGGAGGACATGGTGGAGGTATCGGCGGTGGTGCAGGTGGAGGAGCCGGAGGAGGATTTGGTGGTGGTGCAGGCGGAGGAGCTGGGGGAGGATTCGGTGGTGGTGCAGGCGGGGGTCACGGTGGTGGTGCAGGCGGAGGATTCGGAGGAGGCGCTGGTGGAGGAGCTGGCGGAGGATTTGGTGGTGGTGCAGGCGGGGGTCACGGTGGTGGTGCAGGTGGAGGATTCGGAGGAGGCGCTGGTGGAGGAGCTGGCGGAGGATTCGGCGGTGGTGCAGGTGGCGGTCACGGTGGTGGTGCAGGAGGGGGTTTTGGTGGAGGATCAGGCGGAGGATTTGGTGGTGGTGCCGGTGGAGGAGCTGGAGGAGGATtcggaggtggtggtggtgccgGTGGTGGATTTGACGGTGGATTTTAA